In Etheostoma cragini isolate CJK2018 chromosome 9, CSU_Ecrag_1.0, whole genome shotgun sequence, the following are encoded in one genomic region:
- the dio1 gene encoding type I iodothyronine deiodinase, giving the protein MFLQRLMVYLSTACMFCYMIGINLLILIMQYISPSLTKTIILKMGEKTTMTQNPNFKYEDWGQTFASVSFFKTVSHHLWLSLGQEAFWGGDAPDTTVFNMEGKKTSVYKYMKDTRPLVLSFGSCTUPPFMYKLEEFKQLVKDFSDVADFLVIYIAEAHATDGWAFTNNFDIDQHQSLEDRLSAAQILVQKEPQCPVVVDEMNNVSAIKYGALPERLYVLQAGKVVYKGGRGPMGYHPMEVRLLLEKIK; this is encoded by the exons ATGTTTCTGCAAAGACTGATGGTCTATTTGTCGACAGCATGCATGTTTTGCTATATGATAGGAATCAATCTCCTAATCTTGATTATGCAATATATTTCACCAAGTCTCACCAAGACGATAATCCTCAAAATGGGTGAGAAGACCACCATGACTCAGAATCCCAACTTTAAATATGAAGATTGGGGTCAGACGTTTGCCTCTGTAAGCTTCTTTAAAACCGTCTCTCACCACCTGTGGCTGTCTCTCGGACAAGAGGCGTTTTGGGGAGGAGACGCTCCGGACACGACAGTGTTCAACatggagggaaagaaaacaagtgttTACAAGTACATGAAAG ACACCAGGCCGCTGGTGTTGAGTTTTGGAAGTTGCACCTGACCCCCGTTTATGTACAAACTTGAGGAGTTCAAGCAACTCGTCAAGGACTTCAGCGATGTTGCAGACTTTCTTGTGATCTACATCGCCGAGGCGCATGCAACAG ACGGTTGGGCCTTTACCAACAACTTTGACATCGACCAACACCAGAGCCTGGAGGACAGGCTGTCTGCAGCACAGATCTTGGTTCAAAAGGAGCCCCAGTGTCCCGTGGTTGTGGATGAAATGAATAATGTCTCCGCCATAAAGTATGGTGCTCTGCCTGAAAGGCTTTATGTGCTGCAGGCCGGGAAAGTTGTCTACAAG GGGGGCAGGGGGCCTATGGGCTACCATCCTATGGAGGTACGTTTGTTactagagaaaataaaataa